A single Thermosynechococcus vestitus BP-1 DNA region contains:
- a CDS encoding metal ABC transporter substrate-binding protein — protein sequence MAIQAHLKRWGLLLILGVFLGSCAPQAQSPQEQETSQTEAQFTIVTTFLPITAFTKAVAGDRATVEQLLPPNLDPHDFQARPEEVRLLGTARVLVKNGLGFETFLEPLIKNAANPDLKIIDTSAGVTPIADTKADHDHAHEDHDHSHSQSHGEFNPHIWLDPQRAVQQVKNIRDGLIAVDPEGAAIYEKNSAAFIQKLEALDALAREKLTAFAGKTFVVYHDVAPYFAERYNLKAIYLVGIPSVNPSPADVQRVMQAVQQSDLKTLLTEPGQEQVFESLAQDLGAKVSVFDPLERAPSAADLSPAYFLSKMEQNILNLAEAFGGQRQAHRFLDSFVVLEVAWIPL from the coding sequence CCTCAGGAACAGGAGACCTCCCAGACAGAAGCACAATTCACGATTGTGACAACTTTTTTACCCATCACTGCCTTTACAAAAGCGGTCGCGGGCGATCGCGCCACTGTCGAGCAACTGTTGCCCCCTAATCTTGATCCCCACGACTTCCAAGCCCGTCCTGAGGAGGTGCGGCTTTTAGGGACGGCAAGGGTCTTGGTCAAAAACGGTCTTGGGTTCGAAACGTTTCTTGAGCCCTTAATCAAGAATGCCGCCAATCCAGACCTTAAAATCATTGACACCAGTGCTGGAGTCACCCCAATTGCCGACACAAAGGCTGATCACGACCACGCCCATGAGGACCACGACCATAGCCACAGTCAGAGCCATGGTGAATTCAATCCCCACATTTGGCTGGATCCCCAGCGGGCTGTCCAGCAGGTGAAAAATATTCGTGATGGCCTGATTGCCGTGGATCCTGAAGGGGCTGCCATCTATGAAAAGAATAGTGCTGCCTTTATTCAAAAGTTAGAAGCCCTTGATGCCCTGGCACGGGAAAAGCTCACTGCTTTTGCCGGCAAAACCTTTGTGGTCTATCACGATGTGGCCCCCTATTTTGCCGAGCGGTATAACCTGAAGGCGATCTATCTCGTGGGTATTCCCTCCGTTAACCCCTCACCAGCAGATGTGCAACGGGTGATGCAGGCGGTGCAACAAAGTGACCTGAAAACCCTCTTGACTGAACCGGGGCAAGAACAGGTCTTTGAAAGTTTAGCGCAGGATTTGGGGGCAAAAGTGAGTGTGTTTGATCCCCTAGAGCGTGCCCCCTCTGCGGCAGATCTCAGCCCTGCCTATTTCCTGAGCAAGATGGAACAGAACATTCTCAACCTTGCTGAGGCGTTTGGGGGGCAACGGCAGGCCCATCGTTTCCTTGATTCCTTTGTGGTCTTGGAGGTGG